A genome region from Gymnogyps californianus isolate 813 chromosome 4, ASM1813914v2, whole genome shotgun sequence includes the following:
- the CHMP3 gene encoding charged multivesicular body protein 3 isoform X2, with protein sequence MGLFGKTPEKPPKELVNEWSLKIRKEMRVIDRQIRDIQREEEKVKRSIKDAAKKGQKDVCVILAKELIRSRKASTEVMKAMQNLVKIPEIQATMRELSKEMMKAGIIEEMLEDTFESLEDQEEMEEEAEMEIDKILFEITAGALGKAPSKVTDALPEPEPMGAAAAVDEEEDIEAMQSRLATLRS encoded by the exons ATGGGCCTCTTCGGGAAGACCCCCGAGAAGCCGCCCAAGGAGCTG gtCAATGAATGGTCCTTGAagataaggaaagaaatgagagtGATTGATAGACAGATCAGAG ATAtccagagagaagaggagaaggtgaAGCGGTCAATAAAGGATGCTGCCAAAAAGGGTCAGAAAGATGTGTGCGTGATCTTAGCAAAGGAACTGATCCGCTCTCGAAAGGCC AGCACAGAAGTCATGAAAGCTATGCAAAATCTAGTAAAAATCCCTGAAATCCAAGCAACGATGAGGGAGTTGTCCAAAGAGATGATGAAG gCTGGTATTATAGAGGAAATGCTGGAGGACACCTTTGAAAGCCTGGAGGATCAGgaggaaatggaagaggaagCCGAGATGGAAATTGACAAAATCCTTTTCGAAATTACAGCTG GAGCCTTGGGTAAAGCACCTAGTAAAGTCACAGATGCTCTTCCAGAGCCCGAACCCATGGGGGCGGCCGCTGCTGTTGACGAGGAGGAAGACATTGAAGCAATGCAGTCGCGATTAGCTACCCTCCGTAGCTAA
- the CHMP3 gene encoding charged multivesicular body protein 3 isoform X1, producing MGLFGKTPEKPPKELVNEWSLKIRKEMRVIDRQIRDIQREEEKVKRSIKDAAKKGQKDVCVILAKELIRSRKAVSKLYASKAHMNSVLMGMKNQLAVLRVAGSLQKSTEVMKAMQNLVKIPEIQATMRELSKEMMKAGIIEEMLEDTFESLEDQEEMEEEAEMEIDKILFEITAGALGKAPSKVTDALPEPEPMGAAAAVDEEEDIEAMQSRLATLRS from the exons ATGGGCCTCTTCGGGAAGACCCCCGAGAAGCCGCCCAAGGAGCTG gtCAATGAATGGTCCTTGAagataaggaaagaaatgagagtGATTGATAGACAGATCAGAG ATAtccagagagaagaggagaaggtgaAGCGGTCAATAAAGGATGCTGCCAAAAAGGGTCAGAAAGATGTGTGCGTGATCTTAGCAAAGGAACTGATCCGCTCTCGAAAGGCCGTAAGCAAACTCTATGCATCCAAAGCTCACATGAACTCTGTTCTCATGGGGATGAAGAACCAGCTTG CTGTCCTGAGAGTAGCAGGTTCATTGCAGAAGAGCACAGAAGTCATGAAAGCTATGCAAAATCTAGTAAAAATCCCTGAAATCCAAGCAACGATGAGGGAGTTGTCCAAAGAGATGATGAAG gCTGGTATTATAGAGGAAATGCTGGAGGACACCTTTGAAAGCCTGGAGGATCAGgaggaaatggaagaggaagCCGAGATGGAAATTGACAAAATCCTTTTCGAAATTACAGCTG GAGCCTTGGGTAAAGCACCTAGTAAAGTCACAGATGCTCTTCCAGAGCCCGAACCCATGGGGGCGGCCGCTGCTGTTGACGAGGAGGAAGACATTGAAGCAATGCAGTCGCGATTAGCTACCCTCCGTAGCTAA